cggataccagatgggaatgcgtctactacagtgatgcattcatctgggagagttcatgtgttgtactctttttcctgtccttggtttcccattttgccacattggttttggggtttttcatgagaggttttaatgaggcaacattatgCATGCAACGAACATgtaccggatgtgtcgatcaaaggggagtgttataaaccaaatgatgatcgaccatggaccagcccgtactataggcccaatccgggacatgataaagacaaccagagactatgtgtttatctagtatatattccatgtatatctgtaacatagtgtttatccttatccttatcttgttaggataaacaagaccttatgacggtctaataccttgtatatatatggaccttctgATCGACAGTAATGATAACAGAAGTATTTCTCCAACGCTTCATTTACAACAATATAGATGATTTTTGTGTAGGTCAAAAAGAAAATCCTAACTTATTGTCAAACGTGATTAACATGTTCTATAAAAGGAAATTACGTCTtttgaaattattaataaatattcctTTCAGTTTTAATAGCTTAATTATTCAAACTGATAACTTGATATTATTATGTGATTGCTTAAATATAGGAGTTGTTATGGAATATCATTGATTTTAGTAATATGGCAATTAGTTAGGGTAATTTAGTATTTAAAGCTAGTGGCATGCTATTGTAAATATTAAGGAAAAGTGAGggttaattttaaattgtacttctattttaatagttttgacactatactaatttttattatttacagtTTAAAGAGTTAAATATCTATACGTAACAAactatgtaaacaaaaaaaaaaagaatatgttgTGAATATGCTAAGTGGATATATTCGTAGgtttcttttgttaattatttttactattatcTAACCACAAAAAcacttataaattaaattacttggTCTACAAGTATATTTATTACGGCCAAGTACCATATTTCCCTTATTTCTATCAACTAAAATATCTAATCTATTCTACTTATATTTTCTACCAAGATTTTCGGTAACCTATAttgattacaaaatattttgtcaTAACTTTTCTTAACCTACGTCGACTACAAACCTCTCCTATTATAAATATTGACTAACTTGATATCCTTTTGGCTTTTACCATCAACTCTATCGAAACCAAAACACTAGAAAATAGTCAGCAAAGAAACGATTCCAAAAACATGGCTACTAATATGCAGATGACATTCTTGAAAAACCTCAAACCACACAAGACTACTTGGCGTGTACAAGTCAAAGTCCTCCACTCATGGAGACAATGGACCAAAATTGATGGTGATTCATTGGAACACTTTTTAATAGTATGATGTTTTAaagagtttttgatgtttcaaaatagatgatgttttcatatatatatgcactttttcaatttatcaaaaattgtGTAACCAATGATATTTTGTAATCTGTTTTGTGATTGGCTGAATagcttttaatttatattttaatgatatttttaagataaaaaacaaGTTTCTTAATAGTTGTGCACAATCTTAAAActtcatgtattttgaaacagaaggagtagtatattataaattcattcaaattttatcaaacgatcaacaaaaaaaatatatgcgcTTCTCGAGCGCGGATAAAAATATAGTATTTCATTATTACCACAACAGATTTCTTAAGTAAGAATacaaccatttaaaaaaaaattgcgaATTAAGTACTTGTGTATATTATGTcactgaaaataataataactggATCATGGTCCAATAGTATGCAGATGATCAAGGAAACTAGGAGCACCATGGTTCACTGCTGAGGCAATTTAGCATATAggcttttgattttatttatataaattaaaaagaaatggaTGATATTATTATACGATTAATTCATAACAAAAATACCAAACAATCAGAAAGTTGAACAACCaaagcaataaaaaaaaaggttaaaacaCAACATTAGTTTATGTTTATTGAGAAGTCAGGCCAACGTTCCTTGAATTATTCCGTTTATATATTCCTTGAGCTAGTGTTGCTCGGGCGGGTCGTTCCGGCTGGACTGCTAGGATTGCTCGGGTGGGTCCTGCCGGCCGGGCTGCTAGGGTTGTTGGTGGCCGGACTCATCCCAAGAGTGTTTTTCACAGCGTCGGCTGCTCCTTGTGCCATATTTTTCACTTGGCCACCTGTCTACACTCCAAAAGTAACAATAAATATCTCAATGGAGTATAAACCAATAAACTATGTCAATATCATTCATTAATcataatgaaaaaaaagaagaagaataaaccTGTTGAATGACAGTAGAGGCCTGTGAGATTAGGGAAGGATTGTTCTGATCATGTTCTGCGTGGGACTGTGAGTGAGTGTGATGATCAACATTCTGATCCATTGCGTGTGATACTTTGTTCAAATACTCTTCCTTCTTCAGCTgtaattaaaaatgtattattccTCAAAAAAGTCCGATGTAGAAAATTGATTGATGGTCAAAgttcaaaaaactaaaacaaataaatacaaaaataaataaggtGTACTTCAGTCCCGGTCCAAACACATATGCAAATGAAACCATAGTCTTCGGGTTTCAAATATATTTGGTCAACTTTTAGAAGAAAATTTCGAAAGTTTATTTATATACATCAAGAAAACATATGGAAAATGCATAATACGATATCAAAAACGCCATTGTATCgtgatatttattattattcatttaaaaataaaacttccatTATTTATCTTAACTTGTGAAACAAGCCAAGCCAAGCCAAGCCAAGCCAAGCAAAGCCAAAAGACCCCAGCGGGGAAAGTTTACGCAAGCTCCAAACCTAACCACCTAAGTCAGGAAACTGCCAGACCAAAAAACCAACGGCAGGaccaaaaaatacatatctcctaacaacacaaaccaagaagagagaaaagtaaTGTTGATACAATATTCTTTGACATTGTCCTTTTGTGTTTTTGTATGTACCTGAACTTGACCGGTGGCTTCTCCGGCGTTGTGGCTTAACTCTTGGTTTGACGACATCTTCTTTGTGGATCTGTTAACGTATTTAGTTAAAATTGTAAATTGTATTATACGTGAACGGATTGATATGCATCGAAATGGTATTTATACAATTCAAAAGCCTTTTTTAGTAAAATCCTGTATCTAAGCATTCCCCTGACACGTAGAACGAATTTGACGATTGATATGGCTAAATTTTGTGGAGATGATTACTTCTCGGACGTATTACCCATTTACCCTAACTTTGCTTGGTCAAGCAGTGGAGGAGGATGtctaacttttcttttctttttaaatgtAATCCATATGAATTAGATGTAAGGTGGCACGTTTAAATGCATAAATAATATGGTAAATGGTTATACTTTTTGCTAAACAGTTGTAAATGTAGTAAACTTTTTTAACACTAACGATTTCATTCATGAAAGAATACAAAATGGGTTACAGGGATAAGATAAATAAGCTGGCATGTCTTAAATTTCCATAAACACAAACCCCAAGTACGGGAAAGCCAAAACTCCAATacaaagaaacaagaaacaaagagCAGATATCCAAGCAATGGGGGTATAGACATAGGGGTATATCATGATCAGAACATGTTTGTAAATCAGCTGATTTATCAGTCCTCCAAGCAATGGAGAGTAGAGATGCTTGAATCTCTAATGGATCCGGGTGATATCCCCTTGATTCAAAGCATTCGTCCTAGCCATAACTTCAGGGATGACTGGTATTGTTGGATCCATACGAAATCTGGTCTGTACACCGTAAAATCTGACTATAAGCTTGCAATTCAACTGAAAGAGGAGAAAAAGGAAACTGCAGATATGGAGCCAAGTATTACTCCTCTTACAGCCATGATCTGGGATTTAAAAGCACCAAGGAAGATTAAACATTTTCTTTGGCAGACTTTATCGGCATGTTTAGCGACTTGTAGTCGATTGGCTGATAGACATTGTGGAACGGACAGATCGTGCCCTCGGTGCGGAGATGGAGAGGGATCGATAAATCATCTCTTGTTCCAATGCCCCCCCCCCCATGCGCTCCAAACATGGGCACTTTCCGACATACCGACTCCGGGGTCCTTCCCGAGAGAATCACTTCTCGACAACTTCGACTATCTACTTCTCCGTGCAAAAAAGAACGGAACCCCTGAAAATGTGCTGGCTCGATTTCCATGGATCTTATGGTTCATATGGAAATTTAGGAACGAGAAAACTTTTAACGGCAACCATATTCATCCGGCAGACACAATTTCACACGCAACTAAAGAGGAGAAGAACTAGCGGGTGGCACAAGTAATAGCGGAAAAGGAAGGTAACGGAGGTAACCGGAACTCAAATAACGAAAATTTGAATAATGAGTCACCACTACCTAGATGCCAAGTGGGCGCATCCTAGGTGACAAATTCAACGATTTCTGGAGGAGGTTTGTTTCTGATATGGCACCTGAAACACATATGTATGGTTCCATCGGGATGGACCAAGTCCTCTCTCTCTTGCATGCAGATTTCACTATCTTGCTCTATGCAATGAAAAGCTCTTTGCAGCTAGGATTGACATCAATATTCTTTGAATCAGACTGTCTTCAGCTTGTTAAGCTGATCAATGGTGAAGAAGATTGGCAAGCAATGGCTTCAGAATAGAATGAATTCATTCATATTTTACCAGCGTTTACTgaattttctatttcttttatcGTTAGAGAATGCAAGGGCGGACCTTCTTGCGAAAGGTGATCGCTTGCAAAACTTTATATTCTCCTATGTCAACTCTGAAATTCTGGGATGGTTAGCCCAAAAATCTAACCTATTCCTTCTGAATTTAATAATACATGGTGTCTGTcgtcaaaaaaaacaaaaacaaaaacaaagagtaGATCCTTTCTAAACTAGCCAAATCTAAATACCCAACACTCTAAACGATTTCAATACAAATCTGATAAAGAAACTAGAGAATAAGATTGAGAAGAACTAAATCCTCGCCTAATCTACTGCCGAAGAGGAAGTAAGAGGAAAACCATATTAAACTGCTTTCCGGAAAGCTTGAACGCACTGAAACCGACCAGCATCAAAAGAATATGAAGTTGCGGTCTTCTACaagactattaaataaaataatatttaaaactataaattatgaaatataatattattattaaccaaaaatattagtatattaaACTAGTCCTGATTACattgattataaaattatactcTCAACATTTATTCAATagatttaagcaaaaaaaaagtttaaacaccaacagaaaaaatatataacaaagaaaaaaaaaattctctcagataacttatttttaaataattttcataaaaaaactcCAAGGAGAAAAATGACGGTAAAATATTTGTCTACCATTTCCTTATagatatacaaatataaataagcAAAACTAAGAAAAGTAAACTCTTACTTATatagtttcaaattatatgttcaaatttgaattttttttataaaaatttttcaaattttcttttccaaATTTTTCTTATTGAAATTCAACAAtgattttgaaactatttttaaatttttatttttaaattttaatatttttttgtcatcaatgttttttttgtttttttttaattctaaacccCACCCCCAAAATCCaccatttaattttaaacactGTCTCTATTAATTAATCCTATgagtataattatatatttatcctttaataaaacaatttttgatcattttcttatCCGATGATcttttgtataaataaatttaaaaaatctatatttctCAACGAAAGAATATGGAAATAGTCTTCGAGAGCGCGGAAAAAAGTTGAAAAAATAAACCTAAAATAGCGTTAAAGACCTTTATTCATGAGCAAGCGacaaaataaatcacaaaacaaCGAACCATGAGCTATATATACCCCCCCACCCAGAAACCCACCCATTATACATTATAC
This Brassica napus cultivar Da-Ae chromosome C6, Da-Ae, whole genome shotgun sequence DNA region includes the following protein-coding sequences:
- the BNACNNG38970D gene encoding late embryogenesis abundant protein 7 — protein: MSSNQELSHNAGEATGQVQLKKEEYLNKVSHAMDQNVDHHTHSQSHAEHDQNNPSLISQASTVIQQTGGQVKNMAQGAADAVKNTLGMSPATNNPSSPAGRTHPSNPSSPAGTTRPSNTSSRNI